A window from uncultured Desulfobacter sp. encodes these proteins:
- a CDS encoding DVU_1553 family AMP-dependent CoA ligase — protein sequence MTAPFLDTWISRSMGLPSSSTDLLEAFKRQQLSALNRTIAHARNHSRFYRQVFSGITDISIKDFKDMAALPFTRPTDIQENPKSFLALSQGEISRIVTLNTSGTTSDPKRIFFTDEDLGSVVDFFTAVLEAIMNPGETGLIFLPGDTRASAGDLIRTAMHAAQAKAVVPGIIRDFCPAADLVRSTRPSLLVGMPVQILALCEYMKSTGTLPDIAHVILTADHVSAPLVDRVENISGAKVLNHYGMTEIGFGGAVQCPAQEGLHLRHPDLFFEIIDPAGNPLSPGQWGEIVVTTLNRTGMPLIRYRTGDVSRILETPCACGSPFSQLDRIRNRQRVEVDSADAQPLIMADLDDILFSLPGVVDFKACIDTRTDMPTLDIELMGLKSLIEPVHIDSGAFPGLTAALEAGRLRMGTIAVRAFDFSNTYVTKRQIQFNSHGFNSHGQTWSLKTQAQPTKKVESSV from the coding sequence ATGACCGCCCCGTTTCTTGATACCTGGATATCCCGGTCCATGGGATTGCCGTCTTCTTCAACCGATCTGCTTGAGGCCTTTAAGCGTCAGCAGTTGTCGGCACTGAACCGAACGATTGCCCATGCCCGAAATCACAGCCGTTTTTACAGGCAAGTTTTTTCCGGTATCACAGATATTTCAATTAAAGACTTTAAAGATATGGCGGCCCTGCCTTTTACCCGTCCGACAGATATCCAGGAAAATCCCAAAAGCTTTCTGGCGCTTTCCCAGGGAGAGATCTCCCGCATTGTCACCCTGAATACCTCGGGAACGACTTCTGACCCCAAACGCATTTTTTTCACGGATGAGGATCTTGGCAGCGTCGTGGACTTTTTCACGGCTGTGCTTGAAGCCATCATGAACCCAGGGGAAACTGGTCTCATTTTTCTGCCCGGCGACACCCGGGCCAGTGCCGGAGATTTGATTCGAACGGCCATGCACGCCGCCCAGGCCAAAGCTGTTGTCCCGGGAATTATCCGGGATTTTTGTCCCGCAGCCGATCTGGTTCGGTCAACGCGACCAAGTCTGCTTGTCGGTATGCCCGTCCAGATCCTGGCTTTATGCGAATATATGAAATCCACAGGAACGTTGCCTGATATTGCCCATGTAATTCTCACCGCCGACCATGTGTCCGCACCCCTGGTGGACCGGGTGGAAAATATTTCGGGCGCAAAGGTGCTGAACCATTACGGAATGACGGAAATTGGGTTTGGCGGGGCCGTTCAGTGTCCGGCACAGGAGGGGTTGCATCTCAGGCATCCCGACCTCTTTTTTGAAATCATTGATCCAGCTGGCAATCCACTGTCGCCGGGACAATGGGGAGAAATTGTGGTCACCACCCTCAACCGCACGGGCATGCCTTTGATCCGGTACCGGACCGGAGATGTCTCCCGGATTCTTGAGACTCCCTGTGCCTGTGGCAGTCCCTTTTCCCAGCTGGATCGGATACGCAATCGCCAGCGGGTGGAAGTTGATAGCGCAGACGCCCAACCTCTGATCATGGCCGATTTAGATGATATTCTCTTTTCCCTTCCGGGGGTGGTGGACTTTAAGGCCTGTATAGATACCCGAACTGATATGCCAACCCTGGATATTGAACTTATGGGGCTAAAGTCTCTGATTGAGCCTGTTCATATAGATTCAGGCGCGTTTCCCGGGTTAACAGCAGCCCTTGAAGCGGGCCGGTTGCGCATGGGCACAATTGCTGTCCGTGCCTTTGATTTTAGTAACACGTATGTCACGAAACGACAGATCCAATTTAATAGCCATGGGTTTAACAGCCATGGGCAGACTTGGTCGCTCAAGACCCAGGCTCAACCCACAAAAAAGGTTGAAAGCTCCGTGTAA
- a CDS encoding molybdopterin-binding protein, with translation MKYYEKDKVEALPVREAVGKVLLHDITRIVPDLFKGPLFKKGHIITEADVDALLDVGKEHIYVSGLKNEVHENDAALRIARAALGNNIDLSAPREGKVGFVSQIHGLLKINVEGLEKLNSVQDVAFASLHTGRSVDERQEIAGTRVIPLTVPEKQVADAEKVCDQYFPIIEVKPFAALDVGMIVTGSEVFHERIRDKFGPVVEKKFNELGSRIMGKRVVPDDLEMTVSAIRDLISDGAQMIALTGGMSVDPDDLTPASVRAAGGKIVTYGVPVLPGAMFMLAYINDIPVIGLPGCVMYHRASIFDLVVPRVLAGEPLKKEDIVKMGHGGFCSNCADCRYPDCGFGK, from the coding sequence TTGAAATACTATGAGAAAGACAAGGTAGAGGCACTGCCCGTCAGAGAAGCTGTGGGTAAAGTTTTGCTCCATGATATCACCCGGATTGTTCCGGATTTGTTCAAAGGCCCGTTGTTCAAAAAAGGCCATATCATCACCGAAGCGGACGTAGATGCCCTGCTGGACGTGGGCAAGGAGCATATCTATGTCTCCGGCCTGAAAAATGAAGTCCATGAAAATGATGCGGCGCTGCGTATCGCCAGAGCCGCCCTTGGGAACAACATTGATCTCTCCGCACCCAGGGAAGGCAAGGTAGGGTTTGTATCCCAAATCCACGGCTTGCTCAAAATAAATGTTGAGGGTCTGGAAAAACTTAATTCGGTTCAGGATGTGGCGTTTGCTTCCCTGCATACCGGTCGCAGTGTTGATGAGAGACAGGAAATAGCCGGCACCCGGGTGATTCCCCTGACCGTACCCGAAAAACAGGTGGCCGATGCGGAAAAAGTGTGTGACCAATATTTCCCCATCATTGAGGTCAAACCCTTTGCCGCCCTGGATGTCGGTATGATCGTTACCGGTTCCGAGGTTTTCCATGAACGGATCCGGGATAAATTCGGTCCGGTGGTGGAGAAAAAATTCAATGAACTGGGATCTCGCATCATGGGCAAGCGGGTGGTTCCTGATGATCTTGAAATGACCGTTTCCGCCATCAGGGATCTCATTTCCGACGGCGCACAGATGATTGCGCTTACCGGCGGTATGTCCGTGGATCCCGATGACCTGACGCCAGCTTCTGTCCGGGCCGCCGGTGGGAAAATCGTCACTTACGGCGTTCCGGTTCTGCCCGGGGCCATGTTTATGCTGGCCTACATCAACGACATTCCGGTCATCGGCCTGCCCGGCTGTGTCATGTATCACAGGGCTTCCATTTTTGACCTGGTGGTACCCAGGGTCCTGGCCGGAGAACCACTTAAAAAAGAAGACATTGTTAAAATGGGTCACGGTGGGTTTTGTTCCAACTGCGCAGATTGCAGGTATCCGGACTGCGGTTTCGGAAAATAG
- a CDS encoding XdhC family aldehyde oxidoreductase maturation factor, with translation MTSLIRESLDLLNSGTPFALAVIIGHKGSTPRTSGSKMLVRADKSIGGTIGGGLVEAKVMDACVELLDRSRSEIMDFTLDQELKAGMDMVCGGSLTVWLRSFVPPFSQEQIQVWQTLADLEVKGKKALAVTRIMADKTTETSLVLGPGEVVGPAMLPKALVDAAGENRFAGPAPVRQFYGLDQFIIEPLSRPDTVYIFGAGHVGFQLAKMAGLTDFSCVVTDDRSEFANASRFPHAAEIRVLDEFANAFDGLDIDANAYIVILTRGHLHDQTVLEQALETDAAYIGMIGSKKKKKQIYDNLMEKGVALERLEQVYAPIGLEIKAETPAEIAVSIMAELIQVRAENKENPS, from the coding sequence ATGACATCACTCATCCGGGAAAGCCTGGATCTTTTGAACAGCGGCACACCCTTTGCCCTGGCCGTGATCATCGGTCACAAGGGGTCTACCCCAAGAACGTCGGGCAGTAAGATGCTGGTCCGGGCGGACAAAAGCATCGGCGGCACCATCGGCGGCGGTCTGGTGGAAGCCAAGGTCATGGACGCCTGTGTGGAGCTGCTGGACCGGTCCCGGTCGGAAATCATGGATTTCACCTTGGACCAGGAGCTCAAAGCGGGAATGGATATGGTCTGCGGGGGCAGTCTTACGGTCTGGCTTCGCAGCTTTGTTCCCCCCTTCTCCCAGGAGCAGATTCAGGTGTGGCAGACCCTTGCAGACCTGGAAGTCAAAGGGAAAAAGGCGCTGGCCGTCACCCGGATCATGGCGGACAAAACCACGGAAACCAGCCTGGTGCTGGGGCCGGGTGAGGTGGTCGGTCCGGCCATGCTGCCCAAGGCCCTCGTGGACGCGGCCGGGGAAAACCGCTTTGCAGGTCCGGCCCCGGTGCGGCAATTCTACGGGCTGGACCAATTCATTATTGAACCTTTGAGCCGGCCGGATACAGTCTATATATTCGGGGCCGGGCATGTGGGCTTTCAACTGGCAAAAATGGCCGGTTTGACGGATTTTTCCTGTGTTGTGACCGATGACCGGTCTGAATTTGCCAATGCATCGCGCTTTCCCCATGCCGCTGAAATACGGGTGCTGGATGAGTTTGCCAATGCCTTTGACGGCCTGGACATTGACGCCAATGCCTATATTGTGATTCTCACCCGTGGCCATCTCCATGACCAGACCGTATTGGAGCAAGCCTTGGAGACCGACGCCGCCTATATCGGCATGATCGGCAGCAAAAAGAAAAAGAAGCAGATCTACGACAACCTCATGGAAAAAGGGGTGGCGCTGGAGCGGCTTGAACAGGTCTATGCCCCCATCGGCCTGGAAATCAAGGCGGAGACCCCGGCGGAGATCGCTGTAAGCATCATGGCCGAATTAATTCAGGTAAGAGCCGAGAATAAGGAGAATCCCTCCTGA
- a CDS encoding DVU_1551 family NTP transferase, which translates to MLAALIPAAGLSSRMGRYKPLLPLGCSNMIGTVIDLFKTAGIQDIIVVTGHNHDRLAPVVDAAGARPLFNPDFESGMFSSIRTGVAELPSGIDGFFLLPADTPAIRPATLDLIRKQFEMAEDNLIVPSFNGETGHPPLIPARMIPFITGAGPDANLRQILFSDPNRIIQLPVPDRGILMDADTPEGYDQVTSKYDRLEIPDEQECRSIIDRELADTPAIRAHLDRTCETALTLTRALGSSGYVFDINLIQAGALLHDIKRKEKHHAQAGSRFLQQLGFRKIADIVAAHMDLTPGPQLDETQIVFFADKLCRGDQLEPDYPGRFQEKANQLPHAKKEIFKRLETAQLIHARIEAAVGRSIRKILG; encoded by the coding sequence ATGCTCGCGGCCCTCATTCCGGCGGCAGGTCTTTCTTCCCGTATGGGGCGGTATAAGCCTCTGCTGCCATTGGGCTGCTCCAACATGATCGGAACGGTCATTGACCTGTTTAAAACAGCGGGGATTCAGGACATTATTGTGGTCACGGGACACAACCATGACCGCCTGGCCCCGGTCGTTGACGCGGCCGGGGCCCGACCTCTGTTTAACCCGGATTTTGAGTCGGGTATGTTCTCTTCCATCCGCACCGGGGTGGCCGAACTGCCTTCGGGCATAGACGGTTTTTTCCTTTTGCCTGCAGACACCCCGGCCATTCGGCCTGCCACACTGGATCTTATCCGCAAACAGTTCGAGATGGCTGAAGATAACCTGATTGTGCCGTCATTCAACGGAGAAACCGGTCATCCTCCCCTGATCCCGGCCCGGATGATCCCTTTCATAACAGGCGCCGGGCCCGACGCCAACCTGAGGCAGATCCTGTTTTCAGATCCAAACCGCATCATCCAGCTTCCGGTCCCCGACCGCGGCATCCTCATGGATGCCGACACCCCGGAAGGGTATGACCAGGTAACGTCTAAATATGATCGGCTGGAAATTCCCGATGAGCAGGAATGTCGGTCCATCATCGACCGGGAACTGGCCGATACTCCGGCAATCCGGGCTCATCTGGATCGCACGTGTGAAACGGCACTGACACTTACCCGGGCCCTTGGGTCGTCCGGCTATGTTTTTGATATCAACCTGATCCAGGCAGGGGCCCTGCTCCATGATATTAAAAGAAAAGAAAAACACCATGCCCAGGCGGGCAGCCGTTTTCTCCAACAATTGGGATTCCGGAAAATAGCAGACATCGTGGCCGCTCACATGGATCTTACCCCCGGTCCGCAACTGGATGAAACCCAGATCGTCTTTTTTGCCGATAAACTGTGCCGGGGTGACCAACTGGAACCGGACTATCCGGGCCGATTCCAGGAAAAGGCAAATCAGCTGCCCCATGCTAAAAAGGAGATTTTCAAAAGACTTGAAACTGCTCAGCTCATACATGCCCGGATCGAAGCAGCTGTTGGTCGATCTATCCGAAAAATTCTCGGATAA
- a CDS encoding histidine phosphatase family protein encodes MKLLSSYMPGSKQLLVDLSEKFSDKGPLLFILRHGQIEGQGTRRFIGQADIPLDHTGRDQAESWQIPLAAIDFKQVYTSALTRCRETAALAFPHCTPVIDRRLNEINLGDWDGREFAYIKTRHSDLFEERGRDIYGFCPPGGESFKDLFCRVAPFFSELTLSSHTLVITHSGVIRAMCCFWAGEKMENILTFKTHYAQLFVLAANQTKIGKNKPVFTR; translated from the coding sequence TTGAAACTGCTCAGCTCATACATGCCCGGATCGAAGCAGCTGTTGGTCGATCTATCCGAAAAATTCTCGGATAAAGGCCCTCTGCTGTTCATTCTGCGCCATGGTCAGATCGAGGGGCAGGGCACACGCCGATTCATAGGTCAGGCCGACATCCCCCTGGATCACACCGGCCGGGACCAGGCAGAAAGCTGGCAGATTCCCCTGGCCGCCATCGATTTCAAACAGGTTTATACCTCGGCCTTGACCCGGTGCCGGGAAACCGCAGCGCTTGCCTTCCCTCACTGCACACCCGTTATCGACCGCCGCCTCAATGAAATCAATCTGGGAGATTGGGACGGCCGGGAATTTGCGTACATCAAAACCAGACATTCCGATCTTTTTGAAGAGCGGGGCCGGGATATTTATGGGTTTTGCCCCCCGGGTGGAGAAAGTTTTAAAGATCTTTTTTGCCGGGTCGCCCCTTTTTTTAGTGAACTGACCTTATCATCTCATACCCTGGTGATCACCCATTCCGGGGTAATCCGGGCCATGTGCTGTTTTTGGGCCGGTGAAAAAATGGAAAATATTCTGACCTTTAAAACCCATTACGCCCAGCTGTTTGTACTGGCTGCAAACCAAACAAAAATCGGGAAAAATAAACCTGTATTTACCCGATGA
- a CDS encoding GNAT family N-acetyltransferase — protein MSDIYLSDWERSLVPPDKVLNHIRPGMTVFIGTGPATPRRLIRTLLDVDKHNIRDLELMQLAVLGETILSIDRLNAPNYRLKTFFSGGYVAWDTISSGQVDLIPAYSSEIPQIIRSGRLNVDVAFIQITPPNDAGYCSLGLAVDVAREVMEKASLVVGEVNEAMPFTYGDTFVSIEEFDLLVRSDREPITYTPEPPNDIMKKVAANVANEIRDGDCINYSLGPLFEALVPYLSDKKDLGIHSLYFTDAAAELVNSGAVTNNRKSPFRGKSLASYALGTKELMKWLHKNPLVEFQGIDWVCNPQLIARNPQFVAIYEGRKADLQGRVAFPLRGAVISGPGEGIDFYKAAEASKDGNTIIGMPSRDENGESNILFSIEKYVNQLRLRESIHVLATEYGVALLKWRPLRERAQAIIDVAHPDDREDLIKMAREKKILYSNQIFVSRSAHLYPSYVAHTKTFKGEKTIRFRAMKPSYEESMRRFFYRCSTETVFYRFFYSVKTMGHDKMQAYVNVDYTKEFSVVGFAGKKGENRIVAEARLVESDDGKAGEVAFLVDENYQGSGVGSYLMKLLVEEGKKRMLDELYAEVLPDNQPMIKVFEKSGLPLKSNLDGGVYHISLALKG, from the coding sequence ATGTCCGATATATATTTGAGCGACTGGGAACGCAGTCTTGTACCCCCGGATAAGGTTTTAAACCACATCCGGCCGGGAATGACAGTTTTCATCGGCACGGGGCCTGCTACGCCGCGACGGCTGATCCGTACACTGCTTGATGTGGACAAACACAATATTCGGGATCTTGAGTTGATGCAACTGGCTGTGCTGGGAGAGACCATTTTGTCCATCGACCGTCTGAATGCCCCCAACTACCGGTTAAAAACATTTTTTTCCGGGGGATATGTCGCCTGGGATACTATTTCCAGCGGCCAGGTGGATCTTATTCCGGCCTATTCCTCGGAGATCCCCCAAATTATCAGGTCCGGCAGACTCAATGTGGATGTGGCCTTTATCCAGATCACCCCGCCCAACGATGCCGGGTATTGCAGTCTGGGTCTTGCCGTGGATGTGGCAAGGGAAGTCATGGAAAAGGCAAGCCTTGTGGTGGGAGAGGTCAACGAGGCCATGCCCTTTACCTATGGCGACACCTTTGTTTCCATTGAGGAGTTTGATCTGCTGGTGCGCTCGGACCGGGAGCCGATCACCTATACGCCTGAACCGCCCAACGACATCATGAAAAAGGTTGCTGCCAACGTGGCAAATGAGATCCGGGACGGTGACTGCATCAACTATTCTCTCGGCCCTTTGTTTGAAGCGCTGGTACCCTATTTGTCCGATAAAAAAGATCTGGGCATCCATTCCCTCTATTTTACCGATGCCGCAGCAGAGTTAGTCAATTCAGGGGCCGTCACCAATAATCGAAAATCTCCGTTTCGGGGGAAATCTCTGGCATCCTATGCCCTTGGCACCAAGGAGCTGATGAAATGGCTGCATAAGAATCCGCTGGTGGAATTCCAGGGTATTGACTGGGTGTGCAACCCCCAGCTCATTGCCCGTAACCCCCAGTTTGTTGCCATATATGAAGGGCGCAAGGCCGATCTCCAGGGCCGGGTCGCCTTTCCCCTGAGAGGCGCCGTGATTTCAGGCCCCGGCGAAGGTATTGATTTTTACAAGGCTGCAGAAGCTTCCAAGGACGGCAATACCATCATCGGCATGCCCAGCCGTGATGAGAACGGCGAATCCAATATCCTGTTCAGTATAGAAAAATATGTCAATCAGCTGCGCCTGCGTGAATCCATTCATGTGCTGGCCACCGAATACGGGGTGGCCCTGCTCAAATGGCGTCCCCTGCGGGAACGGGCCCAGGCCATCATTGATGTGGCCCACCCCGATGACCGGGAGGATCTGATTAAAATGGCCCGGGAAAAAAAGATTCTCTATTCCAACCAGATTTTTGTCAGCCGTTCCGCACATCTCTATCCGTCATATGTTGCCCATACCAAAACCTTCAAGGGGGAAAAAACCATTCGGTTCAGGGCCATGAAGCCCTCGTATGAAGAGTCCATGCGCCGATTTTTTTACCGCTGCTCCACTGAAACGGTATTTTACCGCTTCTTTTATTCGGTCAAAACCATGGGCCACGATAAAATGCAGGCCTATGTGAATGTGGACTACACCAAGGAGTTTTCCGTGGTGGGCTTTGCCGGCAAAAAAGGCGAAAACCGGATCGTTGCCGAGGCGAGGCTTGTTGAAAGTGATGACGGCAAAGCCGGAGAAGTCGCTTTTCTGGTGGACGAAAATTACCAGGGTTCAGGCGTCGGTTCTTATTTGATGAAGCTGTTGGTTGAGGAAGGTAAAAAACGCATGCTTGATGAACTCTACGCCGAGGTGCTGCCCGACAACCAGCCCATGATCAAGGTGTTTGAAAAATCAGGTCTGCCTTTGAAATCAAATCTTGACGGTGGCGTTTACCATATTTCCCTGGCTTTGAAGGGTTGA
- a CDS encoding IS66 family transposase, with protein sequence MTRDTLKDAESLDEVKEIALNLFDENIILQEQIKSLQDRLFGRKSEKTPKDGEQMSLFDMPEPDLSILNEDDTVTITEPSRKKRGRKPLPADLPRVDVVHKLSENDRKCDCGCLKDKIGEEVSEQLDYIPAKVRVIRNIRYKYACKNCEGVEDEGPTVSIARMPDQIIPKSIATPGLLAHILTAKFADALPFYRQEKQFARIGIELARSTMCKWGMKVADACEIIIGMMKDDILANPMIGIDETPLQVLKGPRKSKSYMWIFRGGPPDKPIILFEYHPTRSGDVVSTFLNGYKGIVQTDGYAGYDFLDTKKDIVHVGCWVHARRKFKEVTKALGNKANSSGNAGSALLYISKLYKIEKEAREQGFSAEQLYNKRQSQAVPILTEFKKWLDDRVNKVPPKSLLGKAINYTIGQWPRLVQYTTEGFIRPDNNLVENAIRPFVIGRKNWLFSDTVQGAKASAAIYSLIETAKSNGLEPYWYLKYLFQHLPEAMTNDDFQALLPYNVKKEKISESVPC encoded by the coding sequence ATGACAAGAGACACTCTCAAAGATGCTGAAAGCCTGGATGAAGTCAAAGAAATCGCTCTGAATTTGTTTGATGAAAACATAATTCTTCAAGAGCAGATTAAATCCCTCCAGGACAGACTTTTTGGTCGTAAATCAGAAAAAACGCCCAAAGATGGCGAACAAATGTCTCTTTTTGATATGCCGGAACCCGATCTTTCGATTCTGAATGAAGATGATACCGTCACCATTACAGAGCCTTCCCGCAAAAAACGCGGCCGCAAACCACTGCCCGCAGATCTTCCCCGTGTCGATGTTGTTCATAAACTCAGTGAGAATGACAGAAAATGCGATTGCGGCTGCTTGAAAGATAAAATCGGTGAAGAAGTCTCTGAGCAGCTTGATTACATCCCAGCCAAGGTTCGGGTGATTCGAAATATCCGGTATAAATACGCCTGTAAAAATTGCGAGGGGGTTGAAGATGAAGGCCCCACCGTATCTATTGCCAGGATGCCGGATCAGATTATTCCCAAAAGTATTGCCACTCCGGGACTGCTTGCCCATATCCTGACCGCCAAATTTGCAGATGCTTTGCCGTTTTATCGTCAAGAAAAGCAGTTTGCCAGAATCGGCATTGAGCTTGCCAGATCAACCATGTGTAAATGGGGCATGAAAGTGGCAGATGCCTGTGAAATTATCATCGGCATGATGAAGGACGACATCCTGGCCAACCCCATGATTGGTATTGATGAAACTCCTCTCCAAGTTTTAAAGGGACCACGGAAATCCAAATCTTATATGTGGATTTTCAGGGGTGGACCACCAGACAAGCCGATTATCCTGTTCGAATATCACCCGACAAGGTCTGGGGATGTGGTTTCAACATTTTTGAACGGTTATAAGGGCATCGTCCAGACGGACGGATATGCTGGGTATGATTTCCTGGATACCAAAAAAGATATTGTTCATGTTGGGTGCTGGGTTCATGCTCGTCGGAAGTTTAAAGAGGTAACAAAAGCGCTTGGCAACAAGGCAAATTCTTCCGGAAATGCCGGTTCGGCATTGTTGTATATCAGCAAGCTTTATAAAATTGAAAAAGAAGCACGGGAACAAGGGTTTTCTGCGGAACAATTGTACAATAAGAGACAATCCCAGGCGGTTCCAATTCTTACCGAGTTTAAGAAGTGGCTTGATGATAGAGTAAACAAGGTTCCTCCCAAAAGCCTGCTTGGCAAGGCGATCAATTATACCATCGGCCAATGGCCCCGATTGGTCCAATACACAACTGAAGGGTTCATTCGACCGGACAACAATTTGGTTGAAAATGCCATCCGGCCTTTTGTCATCGGTCGTAAAAACTGGCTGTTTTCTGATACGGTTCAAGGTGCAAAGGCGAGTGCGGCAATTTACAGTTTGATAGAGACTGCAAAATCCAATGGACTGGAACCGTACTGGTATCTCAAGTACCTGTTTCAGCATCTGCCTGAGGCAATGACAAATGATGATTTTCAAGCGTTGCTCCCCTATAATGTGAAAAAAGAAAAAATTTCTGAATCTGTCCCGTGTTGA
- the tnpB gene encoding IS66 family insertion sequence element accessory protein TnpB (TnpB, as the term is used for proteins encoded by IS66 family insertion elements, is considered an accessory protein, since TnpC, encoded by a neighboring gene, is a DDE family transposase.), translating to MMNFPPDTKVYLAVGTTDMRKAINGLSIIVSERMQLDIFSGSLFVFCNRAQTILKILYWDKNGFCLWQKRLEKDRFKWPNSPKDVMDITSRELTWLVDGLNINQAHKPLKYSMIF from the coding sequence ATGATGAACTTTCCACCAGACACAAAAGTCTATCTGGCTGTGGGTACTACTGACATGCGCAAAGCGATTAACGGCCTTTCCATTATCGTAAGCGAACGAATGCAGTTGGATATATTTTCAGGGTCCCTGTTTGTGTTCTGCAACCGAGCACAAACCATTTTAAAAATTTTATACTGGGATAAAAACGGTTTTTGCCTGTGGCAAAAGCGTCTTGAAAAAGACCGGTTCAAATGGCCGAATTCACCAAAAGATGTCATGGATATTACAAGCCGGGAACTGACCTGGCTGGTCGATGGACTGAATATAAATCAGGCTCATAAGCCCCTAAAATACTCTATGATTTTTTAG
- a CDS encoding IS66 family insertion sequence element accessory protein TnpB, whose translation MPRSRKATNERLSSYWKSNIERWEASGLTQTEYCRRNDLSKDRFTYWKRKFKGQDRPVEFIQLPMPANIHTTGLKLNLGQGVQIEIPDGFTSETLERVLAALRAIS comes from the coding sequence ATGCCAAGATCAAGAAAAGCAACAAATGAAAGACTTAGCAGTTACTGGAAATCAAACATCGAACGCTGGGAGGCATCAGGGCTGACCCAGACAGAATATTGCAGACGCAATGACCTGTCCAAGGACAGGTTCACATATTGGAAAAGAAAATTTAAAGGACAGGATCGTCCTGTGGAATTCATCCAGTTGCCGATGCCTGCCAATATTCATACGACCGGGTTGAAGTTGAACCTTGGTCAGGGGGTACAAATAGAAATCCCGGACGGTTTCACCAGCGAGACGCTTGAAAGGGTTCTTGCCGCCTTGAGAGCTATCTCATGA
- a CDS encoding ATP-grasp domain-containing protein — protein MRRVLLITGPGGDAQGWGDMAVTQEIEKAVNGSGKSADIAFVSDMDELTRALDTRKFDIVWSALYHITENEATIGRPDGDHDWVADILDKRRIPYIGPDAATMKALIHKTATHNILDEAGVPVPYHYQIDQGHPLPEIVFPAFVKPSFESRSVGISDNSVVNTVEELAAQVRFIHENYDQPALVEEYLPGREYTVLMLGNGRYQEFLPGMVTVDPKRFGKYPILSANLRGVGATKIQPAGELAEKTIEIAAKATKALNCMDHVRADMRLDSHGNVKIIEVNGIPGLKPVKSWSPQLYTLHHVSKKGQMEDYRLLIDHIVSSALTRYGIT, from the coding sequence ATGCGTCGTGTTTTACTGATTACCGGTCCCGGCGGTGATGCCCAGGGCTGGGGCGACATGGCCGTAACCCAGGAGATTGAAAAGGCCGTCAACGGTTCAGGCAAATCTGCTGACATCGCTTTCGTATCCGACATGGACGAATTAACGCGAGCCCTGGATACCCGCAAGTTCGATATTGTCTGGAGCGCCCTGTACCACATAACGGAAAACGAAGCCACCATCGGACGGCCTGATGGAGACCATGACTGGGTGGCCGACATTCTGGACAAGCGTCGGATTCCCTATATCGGCCCGGATGCGGCCACCATGAAAGCCCTGATTCACAAAACCGCCACCCACAACATCCTGGACGAGGCAGGCGTTCCCGTACCCTATCATTACCAGATAGACCAGGGCCACCCCCTGCCGGAAATCGTGTTCCCGGCCTTTGTAAAACCCAGTTTCGAAAGCCGGTCCGTGGGAATCAGCGACAACAGCGTCGTGAACACCGTCGAAGAACTGGCGGCCCAGGTGCGTTTTATCCATGAAAATTACGATCAGCCCGCCCTGGTGGAAGAGTACCTGCCGGGCCGGGAATATACGGTGCTGATGCTGGGTAACGGTCGATACCAGGAATTCTTACCCGGCATGGTCACAGTGGATCCAAAACGCTTTGGCAAATATCCCATACTAAGTGCCAACCTGCGCGGGGTGGGCGCCACAAAAATCCAGCCGGCCGGTGAATTGGCGGAAAAAACCATAGAGATCGCCGCCAAAGCCACGAAAGCTTTAAACTGCATGGATCATGTCCGGGCCGACATGCGCCTGGACAGCCATGGAAATGTCAAAATCATTGAGGTAAACGGAATCCCGGGCCTTAAACCGGTCAAAAGCTGGAGTCCCCAGCTTTACACCCTGCACCATGTATCAAAAAAAGGACAAATGGAAGATTACCGCCTCCTGATCGACCATATCGTAAGCTCAGCCTTGACCCGGTACGGTATTACCTGA